The Trueperaceae bacterium genome segment TCAACGAACAGCAGCGCGCGGCCGTCCTCCACTTCGAAGGACCCGCCCTGGTGGTCGCGGGCGCCGGTTCCGGAAAGACCCACACCGTTGTCCAGCGGATCGCCTATCTGATGGAGGAGCGCGGGGTCCTCCCGCAGCAGATCCTTGCCGTGACGTTCACCAACAAGGCGGCAGGCGAACTCCGCGAAAGGGTGGCAGGCTTGATCGGCCCCAGCGCCCGCGATCTCTGGGTGGCCACGTTCCACTCGGCCTGCCTTCGCGTCCTGCGCACCTACGGGGAGCTGATAGGCCTGAAGAGCGGCTTCGGCATCTACGACGACACCGATCAGCTGGAAGTGCTCAAGGAGATCCTGCAGAGCGTCCGAGGGATGAGCGACGTCAATCCACGGGTGCTGCGATCCCTCATCGACCGGGCCAAGTCGAACCTGATCGGCCCCGAGGCGCTCGAACGGGAGGGCAACAGGGTCTTCGGCAGCATGGTCGCTGGTATGCAGCTGGAGCTGGTCGCGGAGGCGTACGAGCGCTACCAGTCCCGGCTGCGCCAGGCGAACGCGGTCGATTTCAACGACATCCTGGGCCGCACCGTGGAGCTCTTCGATGGGCAGCCCGAGGCGCTCGACAGGGTGCGGCAGAGGGCCGTCTTCGTTCATGTCGACGAGTACCAGGACACGAACGCGGTGCAGTACCGGCTCACCTCCCAGATCGCCGGCGGGGAGAAGAACCTGATGGTCATAGGGGACCCCGACCAGTCGATCTACATGTTCAGAGGCGCCGACGTCCGCAACATCCTCGACTTCCAGCACGACTACCCCGACGCGGTCGTCTATCGGCTCGAGCTGAACTACCGCTCGATCGGTTCGGTGCTCGAAGTCGCCAACGCCCTGATCCTTCACAACCAGGGGCGGCTGGAGAAGGAGCTGCGGCCGGTGAAGGGCGCCGGCGAGAAGGTGCGCATCTTCCGCGCGACCGACCACAGGGCCGAGGCGGAGTTCGTGGCGCGCTCGGTCGAGCGGCTCATGGCCGAGAAGAACCTCGGCCCGAACGACTTCGCCGTCCTCTACCGGACCAACTCGCAGTCTCGAGTGTTGGAGGAGGCGATGCGACGGGCCTCGGTTCCAGCGAAGATCGTGGGCGGGGTCGGCTTCTATGAGCGCCGCGAGGTCAAGGACGTCCTCTCCTACGCGCGGGCCTCGCTGAATCCGGCTGACGACATCGCCTGGAAGCGGATACTGAACCGTCCGAAGCGCGGCATCGGCAAGACCAGCGAGGAGAAGCTCTCGGGGTGGGCGGCGCGCAGGCGGGTCCGCTTCGCAGACGCGTTGCGTCAGGTGGGTGAGGTCCTTCCCGGCACACCGGCGGTGAAGCGGATCGGCGAGTTCGTCCAGCTGATGGACGACCTGACCGAAGCGGCGGACAATCTGGGCGCTTCCCAGTTCCTCAAGACGGTGCTCGACCAGAGCGGCTACATGCAGGCGCTCAAAGAGGAGAACTCGTTCGACTCGCAGGGCAGGCTGGAGAACCTCGAGGAACTCCTCAACGCCGTCATCGAGTGGGAGGAGGAGGACGGCGGAGGTTCTATCGCCCAGTTCCTCGACGAGGCCTCGCTGATGGCAAGCGTGGACGACCGCGCCGTCAAGGCGGTGAACGACGAGGTGCCGGACGAAGCGGTCACGCTGATGACGCTGCACAACGCCAAGGGCCTCGAGTTCCCGGTGGTGTTCCTCGTCGGACTCGAGGAGAACCTCATCCCTCACCGCTCCTCGACCGCCAGCCTCCAGGAACTCGAGGAGGAGCGCCGCCTCCTGTACGTAGGCATTACCCGCGCCCAGGAGGAGCTCTTCCTGGTGCACTGCGAGTCGCGCATGTCGTTCGGCCGGACCGAGGTCGCCCGACCCAGCCGCTTCCTTCAGGACGTACCCAAGGATCTGCTCTGCGAGATCGATCTGCTGGGGCAGGAGCTGCATGACGTGAGCAGCTCGAGCAAGTTCTCACGACAGCAGTGGCAGCCCGCCACCGTCTCGCGCGACTTCAGCTCCGGCTCGCCCGGGGCGAAAAGCGCCGACCTCGTCTTCCGCGGCGGCGAGAAGGTGAGGCATCCCAAGTTCGGAGGGGGCACGGTGGTAGGGGTGTCCGGCGAAGGGGCGAGGGCCGAGATAACCGTGATCTTCGATCAGGCCGGAACCAAGCGGCTGCTCGTCCGTTACGCCAACCTCAGCCTGGCCTGAGCCGCGTCCAGCACCCGGTTTACGCGGGCGAGCGAGGCTCATGGTGAGCACCGGGACAATGTTATAGTGCTGCGTTGGGTACTGCCCCTATGACCGCTTCGATACCTGCCTTCCGCCGTGCTCCGACAACGAAAACGTGCGCTCCTTGGCGCCCTCAGAGGAGGCCTCTACTGTGAAAGCAAAAGCAATCGTGGTCACGTCGGGCAAGGGTGGAGTCGGGAAGACCACTACCACGGCCAACGTCGGCGCCGCACTCGCCTCGTTGGGCGAGAAGGTAGCCGTCATCGACACCGACGTCGGCC includes the following:
- a CDS encoding UvrD-helicase domain-containing protein: MSEVLSEHPLLQSLNEQQRAAVLHFEGPALVVAGAGSGKTHTVVQRIAYLMEERGVLPQQILAVTFTNKAAGELRERVAGLIGPSARDLWVATFHSACLRVLRTYGELIGLKSGFGIYDDTDQLEVLKEILQSVRGMSDVNPRVLRSLIDRAKSNLIGPEALEREGNRVFGSMVAGMQLELVAEAYERYQSRLRQANAVDFNDILGRTVELFDGQPEALDRVRQRAVFVHVDEYQDTNAVQYRLTSQIAGGEKNLMVIGDPDQSIYMFRGADVRNILDFQHDYPDAVVYRLELNYRSIGSVLEVANALILHNQGRLEKELRPVKGAGEKVRIFRATDHRAEAEFVARSVERLMAEKNLGPNDFAVLYRTNSQSRVLEEAMRRASVPAKIVGGVGFYERREVKDVLSYARASLNPADDIAWKRILNRPKRGIGKTSEEKLSGWAARRRVRFADALRQVGEVLPGTPAVKRIGEFVQLMDDLTEAADNLGASQFLKTVLDQSGYMQALKEENSFDSQGRLENLEELLNAVIEWEEEDGGGSIAQFLDEASLMASVDDRAVKAVNDEVPDEAVTLMTLHNAKGLEFPVVFLVGLEENLIPHRSSTASLQELEEERRLLYVGITRAQEELFLVHCESRMSFGRTEVARPSRFLQDVPKDLLCEIDLLGQELHDVSSSSKFSRQQWQPATVSRDFSSGSPGAKSADLVFRGGEKVRHPKFGGGTVVGVSGEGARAEITVIFDQAGTKRLLVRYANLSLA